From a region of the Opisthocomus hoazin isolate bOpiHoa1 chromosome 21, bOpiHoa1.hap1, whole genome shotgun sequence genome:
- the TEN1 gene encoding CST complex subunit TEN1, with translation MLPSAGVYYFPWEINSSVPEGEALRTFGRLCCYDLARSEAVLTAQHSSAQYRVCVDTKFVEPFQAQLGSRYMVLGEVEHREGQGPVVKARILTCVEGMNVPLLEQAIQEQRKYFNERQQRMENSTS, from the exons ATGCTGCCAAGTGCTGGTGTCTATTACTTCCCATGGGAGATCAACAGCTCAGTCCCAGAGGGGGAGGCGCTGAGGACGTTTGGCCG GTTATGCTGCTACGACCTGGCCCGCTCCGAAGCTGTTCtcacagctcagcacagctcgGCCCAGTACCGGGTCTGTGTCGACACCAAGTTTGTGGAGCCATTCCAAGCCCAGCTGGGATCTCGCTACATGGTCCTAGGAGAGGTGGAACACAGAGAAG GTCAGGGTCCCGTGGTAAAGGCACGAATATTGACGTGCGTGGAAGGGATGAATGTGCCCTTGCTGGAACAAGCCATACAGGAGCAGAGGAAATACTTCAATGAGAGGCAGCAGCGGATGGAAAACAGCACGTCCTGA